The Brasilonema sennae CENA114 genome includes a region encoding these proteins:
- the kaiC gene encoding circadian clock protein KaiC, giving the protein MNQEKEQDLVEKLITGIPGFDILSEGGLPKSRVTLVVGTAGSGKTVFASQYLAQGIERGENGVFVTFEETPQRIRKNMRGFGWDIRKWEEEGKWAFVDASRQPGEKPLVSGEYDFDSLVARIKYAINQVGAARVSMDCLGAMFTYLPDKAQVRNDLFMIGSVLEQIESTVVVTSERNQEYGDISTYGVEEFVADNVIILRNVIFQQKRRRTIEILKYRGSSHKQGEFPFSIVADRGIVIIPLSRTETTEESTTDIRITSGVPELDGMCDGGFFKNSIILVSGATGTGKTLVSTQFIAAGVNNNERCLLFAFEENRELILRNALGWSVDFRQMERDGQLKFVCRNPEAHPLEYHLIKMQEMIEEFQPHRVAIDSLSALEWASNTEGFRQFLVGLNSMIRERKMTALYTSTTPMSLVSSTSTSENHISITTDVIILLRYVEIYGEIRRGIAVIKMRGSQHDKQIREFTIDNRGMHIGKPFRNITGILIGNPISGFYKPK; this is encoded by the coding sequence ATGAATCAAGAAAAAGAACAAGATTTGGTTGAGAAGCTGATCACTGGAATTCCTGGCTTTGACATATTATCTGAAGGTGGATTACCCAAGTCACGAGTCACATTAGTAGTTGGTACCGCAGGTAGTGGTAAGACTGTATTTGCATCTCAGTACCTTGCACAGGGAATTGAACGGGGCGAGAATGGGGTGTTTGTGACTTTTGAAGAAACTCCCCAGCGTATACGAAAAAATATGCGAGGCTTTGGCTGGGATATCCGCAAATGGGAAGAGGAAGGCAAATGGGCGTTTGTTGATGCTTCTCGCCAACCTGGAGAAAAGCCTTTGGTGAGTGGAGAATACGACTTTGATTCTCTTGTTGCTCGGATTAAGTATGCCATCAATCAGGTAGGTGCAGCACGAGTCTCAATGGATTGTCTGGGAGCAATGTTTACTTATTTACCTGATAAAGCTCAAGTTCGCAATGACTTATTCATGATTGGTTCAGTTTTGGAACAAATTGAAAGTACGGTTGTGGTGACATCTGAACGCAATCAAGAGTACGGTGATATTAGCACTTACGGTGTTGAGGAGTTTGTCGCTGACAATGTGATTATTCTGCGGAATGTTATATTCCAGCAGAAGCGCCGACGAACTATAGAAATTCTTAAGTATAGAGGTAGTTCTCACAAGCAGGGAGAATTTCCTTTTTCAATTGTTGCTGACAGAGGGATTGTGATTATTCCCCTGTCTAGAACAGAAACAACAGAAGAAAGCACAACTGATATCCGTATAACTTCTGGTGTTCCCGAATTGGATGGTATGTGTGACGGTGGTTTTTTTAAAAATTCTATTATTCTTGTGTCAGGAGCTACAGGTACAGGCAAAACTTTGGTATCAACTCAGTTTATTGCAGCGGGGGTTAATAATAACGAACGTTGCTTATTGTTTGCTTTTGAGGAAAACCGAGAACTGATTTTGAGAAATGCGCTGGGGTGGAGTGTTGACTTCCGACAAATGGAACGGGATGGGCAATTGAAATTTGTATGTCGCAATCCAGAGGCACATCCACTAGAGTATCACCTGATCAAAATGCAAGAAATGATTGAGGAATTTCAACCGCATCGGGTAGCAATTGATAGTCTTTCAGCATTAGAGTGGGCTTCTAATACAGAAGGATTTCGGCAATTTCTTGTTGGTCTAAATTCAATGATTCGAGAACGTAAAATGACAGCACTGTACACCTCCACAACTCCGATGAGTCTTGTTAGTAGTACCTCAACTTCCGAAAATCATATCTCTATCACTACTGATGTCATTATATTACTACGATATGTTGAAATTTATGGAGAAATTCGCAGAGGAATAGCAGTGATAAAAATGCGCGGATCACAGCACGATAAACAAATCCGAGAGTTTACAATTGATAATCGGGGCATGCACATCGGCAAACCATTTCGCAACATCACTGGCATTTTGATTGGTAATCCTATCTCTGGTTTTTACAAACCAAAATGA
- a CDS encoding CHAT domain-containing tetratricopeptide repeat protein has protein sequence MKAKPTKSDFFKYLRPKIKLYSLICLLSVVLLSESVGAKSTLKQSQIAQQPATTQQDATRAAAEKVFEEGDALYKQGTAVSLRQAIEKWQEALVLFRKAGEKLGEAATFLVIGRVYSNLGDKQNALKYLNSALPLSQQVGDKTIEATTLYNLGLVYSDLGDKQRALKFFNSSLPLSQQVGDKNLEAATLAGIGSVYSNLGDKQRALKYLNSSVSLIKQVGNKNQEASILSHIGLVYSDLGDKQSALKYFNSALPLLKQVGDKATEARTLNNIGLVYSDLGDKQRALKYFNSALSLSQQVGDKAQEATTLNGIGNVYSDLGDKQSALKYYNSALPLMKQMIYKAGEAITLNNIGLVYNSLGDNQSALKYYNSALPLMKQVGDKQAEARILNNLGIVYSDLGDNQSALKYYNLALPLGKQVGDKAQEATTLNNIAHVYYDLGDKQSALKYLLNSSLPLSQQVGDKAQEAKTVNNIGRVYFDLGDNQSALKYYNSALPLSKQVGDKQAEANILGNIALLERKRGNLQAARTNLEAAIKIVEELRTKIDRQELRTSYFATVTGYYKLYIDLLMQLHKKDPSQGYDALALHISERSRARSLIELLTEANAKILKGANPELVQQERNLLQQIDARETLRQNLANSSNKNDLTKASIQKLTTEIEDLLRQHHELQAKIRTTSPEYAKLTNPNPEKDILKLPQIQQQLDKDTLLLQYSLGEERSYLWAVTPTSMQVYTLPGQKEIEKVASRFREDSQQVTTTDLAINSAKQLSQLLIAPVADKLPGKRLVIVADGALQTIPFGALADITSSKYQPLMINHEIVNLPSASTIAIQRQKLANRQSAPKAIAVLADPVYSATDTRVTGKPENTQLGSELEVERSALNRSARSLKRNGWNRLANTAEEAKGILKLIPAATSLEALSFDANYDWATSKTLNQFRILHFATHGFVNQEQPELSGIVLSLFDKKGKPIRGYLRLSDLFNQDYPAELIVLSACETGLGKNVNGEGLVGLTRGLMYAGAARVMLSLWQVSDEGTSVLMQEFYTEMLQQKKTPSEALRAAQRKLWENPKWRSPYYWAGFTVQGEWR, from the coding sequence ATGAAAGCTAAACCAACAAAAAGCGATTTTTTTAAATATCTAAGACCAAAAATTAAGCTTTACAGTTTAATCTGCTTGCTGAGTGTCGTTTTATTATCCGAATCAGTCGGAGCAAAAAGCACATTAAAACAGTCGCAAATCGCACAGCAACCAGCCACAACACAGCAAGATGCAACCCGCGCTGCTGCAGAAAAAGTTTTTGAAGAGGGGGACGCACTTTACAAACAAGGGACAGCAGTATCTCTGCGACAGGCAATAGAAAAATGGCAAGAAGCACTGGTATTGTTTCGCAAAGCAGGAGAAAAATTAGGGGAAGCAGCTACTTTCCTTGTTATCGGCAGAGTCTACTCCAATTTAGGAGATAAACAGAATGCCCTCAAATACCTCAACTCTGCTTTGCCTTTGAGTCAACAAGTCGGCGACAAAACAATAGAAGCAACAACCCTCTACAATCTTGGCTTAGTCTACTCCGATTTAGGAGACAAGCAGCGTGCCCTCAAATTCTTCAACTCTTCTCTGCCTTTGAGTCAACAAGTCGGCGACAAAAACCTGGAAGCTGCTACCCTCGCCGGTATTGGCAGTGTCTACTCCAATTTAGGAGATAAACAGCGTGCCCTCAAATACCTCAACTCTTCTGTGTCTTTAATCAAACAAGTCGGCAACAAAAACCAGGAAGCAAGCATCCTCAGCCATATTGGCTTAGTCTACTCCGATTTAGGAGACAAGCAAAGTGCCCTCAAATACTTCAACTCTGCTCTGCCTTTGCTCAAACAAGTGGGTGACAAAGCAACAGAAGCAAGAACCCTCAACAATATTGGCTTAGTCTACTCCGATTTAGGAGACAAGCAGCGTGCCCTCAAGTACTTCAACTCTGCTCTGTCTTTGAGTCAACAAGTCGGCGACAAAGCACAGGAAGCAACAACCCTCAACGGTATTGGCAATGTCTACTCCGATTTAGGAGACAAGCAAAGTGCCCTCAAATACTACAACTCTGCTCTGCCTTTGATGAAACAAATGATCTACAAAGCAGGGGAAGCAATAACCCTCAACAATATTGGCTTAGTCTACAACTCATTAGGAGACAACCAGAGTGCCCTCAAATACTACAACTCTGCTCTGCCTTTGATGAAACAAGTGGGCGACAAACAAGCAGAAGCAAGAATCCTCAACAATCTTGGTATTGTCTACTCCGATTTAGGAGACAACCAGAGTGCCCTCAAATACTACAACTTGGCTCTGCCTTTGGGTAAACAAGTGGGCGACAAAGCGCAGGAAGCAACAACCCTCAACAATATTGCCCATGTCTACTATGATTTAGGAGACAAGCAAAGTGCCCTCAAATATCTTCTCAACTCTTCTCTACCTTTGAGTCAACAAGTGGGCGACAAAGCACAGGAAGCAAAAACCGTCAACAATATTGGCAGAGTCTACTTCGATTTAGGAGACAACCAGAGTGCCCTCAAATACTATAACTCTGCTCTGCCTTTGAGTAAACAAGTCGGCGACAAACAAGCAGAAGCTAATATCCTTGGTAACATTGCTCTCCTAGAACGCAAACGCGGTAACTTGCAAGCAGCCCGCACCAACCTAGAAGCCGCAATCAAAATTGTCGAAGAATTACGCACCAAAATCGACAGGCAAGAACTTCGCACTTCCTACTTTGCCACAGTAACGGGTTACTATAAACTCTACATCGACCTGCTGATGCAACTGCACAAAAAAGATCCATCCCAAGGATACGACGCATTAGCCCTACACATCAGCGAACGCTCCCGCGCCAGAAGTTTGATAGAACTATTAACCGAAGCTAATGCCAAAATTCTCAAAGGCGCAAACCCAGAACTCGTACAACAAGAACGCAACTTACTACAACAAATTGATGCCAGAGAGACATTGCGGCAAAATTTAGCAAATTCATCAAATAAAAACGATCTCACCAAAGCATCTATTCAAAAACTCACCACAGAAATTGAAGATCTTCTCAGACAACACCACGAACTGCAAGCCAAAATCCGTACGACTAGCCCAGAATATGCAAAACTGACAAACCCAAACCCCGAAAAGGACATTCTCAAATTACCGCAAATCCAACAACAACTTGATAAAGATACTCTGCTATTGCAATATTCTTTGGGAGAAGAACGCAGTTATTTGTGGGCAGTCACTCCTACTTCTATGCAAGTTTACACCCTCCCCGGACAAAAGGAAATAGAAAAAGTCGCATCGAGGTTCCGTGAAGATTCGCAGCAAGTAACAACTACTGACTTAGCGATTAACAGCGCAAAACAACTCAGTCAACTCCTGATCGCACCTGTTGCTGATAAATTACCAGGAAAGCGTTTGGTGATTGTTGCTGATGGTGCGCTACAAACGATTCCCTTTGGGGCATTAGCTGATATCACTTCAAGTAAATACCAACCACTGATGATAAACCATGAAATTGTCAATTTACCCTCAGCCTCCACCATCGCCATCCAACGCCAAAAACTTGCCAACCGCCAAAGCGCACCCAAAGCCATAGCTGTGCTCGCCGATCCGGTATACAGTGCTACCGACACACGAGTCACAGGTAAACCGGAAAATACTCAACTCGGTTCCGAACTCGAAGTTGAACGCTCTGCCCTTAACCGTTCCGCCAGAAGCCTGAAACGCAATGGTTGGAACAGGCTAGCCAACACAGCAGAAGAAGCAAAAGGAATTTTAAAACTGATACCAGCAGCAACTAGCCTGGAAGCATTGAGCTTTGATGCTAATTACGACTGGGCAACAAGCAAAACTCTCAATCAATTCCGTATCCTGCATTTTGCCACTCACGGGTTTGTCAATCAAGAGCAACCAGAGTTATCCGGGATTGTACTGTCATTATTTGATAAAAAAGGCAAGCCAATCAGAGGATACTTGCGCTTGTCAGATTTGTTTAACCAAGACTACCCAGCAGAGTTAATCGTCTTGAGTGCCTGCGAAACCGGACTTGGTAAAAACGTCAACGGTGAAGGTTTAGTGGGGTTGACACGCGGGTTAATGTATGCAGGTGCAGCGCGCGTTATGCTGTCGCTGTGGCAGGTTAGCGACGAAGGCACATCTGTACTCATGCAGGAATTTTACACAGAAATGTTACAGCAAAAGAAAACCCCATCAGAAGCGTTACGTGCAGCACAACGGAAGTTATGGGAAAACCCAAAATGGCGTAGCCCTTATTACTGGGCGGGTTTCACTGTTCAGGGGGAGTGGCGTTAG
- a CDS encoding trypsin-like serine peptidase produces the protein MKNKLISKQSIALFIAATISGITLNTWWNANAQTTPTKPTPPKYTKLQDVKNFSIKGNGKAFQPRNLQQTNQPDKADDQEFKRGVIGWDDRVPMLSRQYPWSAIGRVQGLTTKGEEYHCTGTLISEDVVLTNSHCVIDPETHQASQKILFLPNLINGKVADESDIAQVQNVIYGTDFTKTKLENQTDDWALLKLNKPIGLKYGYLGWKSLPSSTLTKNRNKYIFVGYSGDFPNTDKEKYRFFTAGKGWTASVQQGCSIVGEEGNVLLHDCDTTGGSSGGAIIGVIGNQPYIIGLNNAEYKTRDGKAIINLGVKIDFLDKLVGK, from the coding sequence ATGAAAAACAAACTTATCAGCAAACAATCAATCGCATTATTTATCGCAGCAACTATCAGCGGAATTACGTTAAATACTTGGTGGAATGCAAACGCCCAAACTACCCCAACAAAACCAACTCCACCCAAATATACCAAATTGCAAGATGTGAAGAACTTCAGTATCAAAGGAAACGGTAAAGCTTTTCAACCTCGTAATTTGCAACAGACGAATCAACCAGATAAAGCTGATGATCAAGAATTTAAACGAGGAGTTATTGGTTGGGATGACCGAGTTCCTATGTTAAGCCGACAATATCCTTGGTCGGCAATTGGTAGAGTACAGGGATTGACCACCAAAGGCGAGGAATATCATTGTACAGGTACATTAATTAGTGAAGATGTCGTTTTAACCAATTCACACTGCGTCATTGATCCTGAAACACACCAAGCTAGTCAAAAAATCTTGTTTCTCCCAAATCTTATTAATGGCAAAGTCGCGGATGAATCGGATATAGCCCAAGTTCAAAATGTCATTTATGGGACTGATTTCACTAAAACTAAGTTAGAGAATCAAACTGACGACTGGGCGCTTTTGAAACTCAATAAACCTATCGGCTTAAAATACGGATATCTGGGTTGGAAATCTTTACCCTCATCAACTCTCACCAAAAACCGCAATAAATATATTTTCGTTGGTTATTCTGGTGATTTCCCTAACACAGACAAAGAAAAGTATCGATTTTTTACCGCAGGAAAGGGATGGACAGCAAGCGTGCAACAAGGTTGCAGCATCGTGGGTGAAGAAGGCAATGTCTTGTTACACGACTGTGATACCACCGGTGGTTCTTCCGGGGGAGCAATTATTGGTGTCATAGGTAATCAACCGTACATAATTGGTCTTAATAATGCGGAATACAAAACTCGTGATGGAAAAGCAATAATCAACTTGGGTGTGAAGATTGATTTTTTAGATAAATTGGTAGGAAAATAA
- a CDS encoding ATP-binding protein, which yields MDNKCTILFLLNSPQSTENILAVMNGAGFTVDYKCVATKVDYLTYLNCGCDAIVAEDSLKDLDALEALQEMHAQGLNIPFVIINGTDSAFIAVRCIKAGATDYLSKDELARLPEIIKQVLGEKTQSSQLHKEDLRQELQEQTAELGRQKQHSQQVEATLQKVELQLQTLITKNADGIVVVDRGGIVRFINPAALNLFACKQEELLGELFGFPVVGGDNTEVDIYPYRCNTERTAAKDSLEKIAQMRVVEIEWQGEAAYLVSLRDITERKRAEDERNKLLEEAQAANRIKDEFLAVLSHELRTPLNPILGWVKLLRSGKLNDNKKEQALETIERNASLQVQLINDLLSVSKILRGKLTLNPIAVNLQTIITKAIESVDLAAQAKSIEILTVFDANLGVVFGDSKRLQQVMWNLLSNAVKFTPSNGQVTVRLKRVGLYAQVQVIDTGKGIKPEFLPYIFDYFRQQDSGYNRKFGGLGLGLSLVRHLVELHGGTIEAESRGEGKGATFTVRLPLMLNPSITQGETQKDDKSPDLYGVRVLVVDDEPDNRDFLAFLLEAYGACVSAAASAHEALSSLVEEQPDLLVSDIQMPEMDGYMLIRQIRSLPAERGGQIPAIALTAYAGQTPQQQANGTGFTLHFPKPIEPVLLATAIANLVEK from the coding sequence GTGGATAACAAATGTACTATATTATTTTTATTAAACTCGCCCCAATCTACAGAAAATATCCTCGCTGTGATGAATGGAGCTGGTTTTACAGTTGATTATAAGTGTGTAGCAACAAAAGTTGATTACCTTACTTATCTCAATTGTGGTTGCGATGCGATCGTTGCTGAAGACAGTTTAAAAGATTTAGACGCCTTGGAAGCATTGCAAGAAATGCACGCGCAGGGGTTGAACATTCCTTTTGTGATTATTAATGGTACGGATAGCGCATTTATTGCGGTAAGATGTATAAAGGCAGGAGCAACAGACTACCTATCCAAAGATGAACTGGCACGGCTTCCTGAAATTATAAAACAGGTTCTTGGGGAGAAAACACAATCGTCCCAATTGCATAAGGAAGATTTAAGACAAGAGCTGCAAGAACAGACAGCAGAACTAGGAAGACAAAAACAGCACTCCCAACAAGTGGAAGCAACACTGCAAAAGGTTGAGCTACAGTTACAAACGCTGATTACCAAAAATGCTGACGGTATAGTGGTTGTAGATCGAGGTGGTATTGTGCGTTTTATTAACCCAGCAGCACTAAATCTATTTGCCTGCAAGCAAGAAGAATTATTGGGTGAGTTATTTGGCTTTCCAGTTGTTGGTGGGGATAATACAGAGGTCGATATTTACCCATATAGATGTAACACAGAACGCACCGCAGCAAAGGATAGTCTCGAAAAAATTGCCCAAATGCGCGTGGTAGAAATTGAGTGGCAAGGAGAAGCTGCTTATCTTGTTTCTTTAAGAGATATCACTGAACGCAAGCGAGCGGAAGATGAGCGCAATAAACTTTTAGAAGAGGCTCAAGCAGCAAACCGCATAAAAGATGAGTTTCTTGCTGTTCTTTCTCATGAATTGCGAACACCTTTAAATCCAATACTCGGGTGGGTGAAACTTTTACGCAGTGGTAAGCTTAATGATAACAAGAAAGAGCAGGCACTGGAAACTATCGAGCGTAACGCGAGTTTACAGGTGCAACTGATCAATGACTTGCTAAGTGTATCTAAAATTTTGCGTGGGAAGCTAACTCTTAATCCAATTGCTGTTAACCTGCAAACTATAATTACCAAAGCTATAGAAAGTGTAGATCTTGCGGCTCAAGCTAAGTCAATTGAGATATTGACTGTATTTGATGCTAATCTGGGAGTAGTTTTTGGTGATTCCAAACGATTGCAGCAAGTCATGTGGAATCTCCTTTCTAACGCTGTGAAATTTACGCCATCAAATGGACAAGTCACCGTTCGATTAAAAAGGGTTGGCTTATACGCTCAAGTTCAAGTTATTGATACAGGCAAAGGTATAAAACCAGAATTTTTACCTTATATATTTGATTACTTCCGTCAACAAGATAGTGGTTATAACAGAAAATTTGGGGGTTTGGGTTTAGGGCTTTCTCTTGTGCGCCACTTAGTTGAATTACACGGCGGAACTATTGAAGCTGAAAGTCGTGGTGAGGGAAAGGGAGCAACTTTTACTGTTAGGCTTCCATTGATGCTGAATCCCTCCATAACTCAAGGTGAGACTCAAAAAGATGACAAGAGTCCAGATTTATATGGTGTGCGGGTACTGGTTGTGGATGATGAACCAGACAACCGCGATTTTTTGGCTTTTCTACTAGAAGCTTATGGGGCTTGTGTATCTGCAGCCGCCTCAGCACATGAAGCCCTTTCATCACTGGTTGAAGAACAGCCAGATTTGCTGGTGAGTGATATTCAAATGCCAGAAATGGATGGTTACATGCTGATTCGTCAAATCAGATCTTTGCCAGCCGAACGAGGAGGACAAATTCCGGCAATCGCCCTCACTGCTTACGCCGGGCAGACTCCTCAACAGCAAGCTAATGGTACTGGTTTTACGCTTCATTTTCCCAAGCCAATTGAACCAGTTCTTTTGGCGACAGCGATCGCAAATTTGGTTGAGAAGTAA
- a CDS encoding DMT family transporter yields MFVTINNYLILSVTSFQGEIAALSAACLWALASVLYGRLGQRIPPLQLNLIKGIIAIAFLFLTILIRGELFPSIPPLSVCLILLSGFVGICLGDTAFLAAINFIGARRVLLIGTLAPPITAILALIFLQEQLNVSAWCGILLTVLGVAWVVTERVPSTSETSLTYPWRGICFALLAAIANATGGVLSRAALANTSISPLWAALLRLTAAVLMLLIWILCRKQQVSSVQLKILQEPRFLLVAILASFCGTYLGIWLQQTAIKLTPAGISFTLLQTSPLFVIPIAIAMKEKVSVRAIAGVIVAIAGIGLLFYLK; encoded by the coding sequence ATGTTTGTTACTATTAATAATTATTTAATATTGTCTGTAACAAGTTTTCAGGGTGAAATTGCAGCTTTGTCTGCTGCCTGTTTGTGGGCGCTGGCATCAGTATTGTATGGGCGCTTGGGACAGCGTATCCCGCCATTGCAACTCAACTTGATCAAAGGGATAATTGCGATCGCCTTCCTCTTCCTCACCATCCTCATCCGTGGCGAATTGTTTCCTAGCATTCCACCCCTATCTGTGTGTCTCATCCTCCTGAGTGGTTTTGTAGGCATTTGTTTAGGCGATACAGCTTTTTTGGCAGCCATAAATTTTATCGGCGCACGTCGTGTCTTACTGATTGGAACTCTTGCCCCACCGATAACGGCAATACTGGCGTTGATTTTTCTCCAAGAACAGTTAAATGTGAGTGCTTGGTGCGGTATTTTGCTGACTGTTTTGGGTGTTGCTTGGGTTGTTACCGAAAGAGTCCCCAGTACAAGTGAGACTTCTTTAACATACCCGTGGCGGGGAATATGTTTTGCTTTGTTGGCGGCGATCGCAAATGCGACAGGGGGTGTCCTTTCGCGTGCAGCTTTGGCAAACACGAGTATCAGCCCCTTATGGGCAGCCTTGTTGCGATTGACAGCAGCCGTGTTAATGCTTTTGATTTGGATACTTTGCCGCAAGCAACAAGTCAGCAGCGTTCAGTTAAAGATATTACAAGAACCTCGATTTCTTCTCGTGGCTATCTTAGCTTCCTTCTGTGGAACTTATTTAGGAATTTGGTTGCAACAGACAGCAATTAAACTTACACCTGCGGGAATATCCTTCACTTTGTTGCAGACAAGTCCATTATTTGTCATCCCCATTGCGATCGCGATGAAAGAGAAAGTCAGCGTCAGGGCGATCGCTGGTGTTATAGTTGCGATCGCAGGGATTGGATTGCTGTTTTACCTCAAGTAA
- a CDS encoding 2OG-Fe(II) oxygenase produces the protein MKTLATQVRNKLLMNVYEFSLIKTPAEFAYQAALAKHMSHLPILSSTDQAIVETLNNEGLFITSLEELSIPFTSEILEAAKNLMPKIPRVLCDDEKEFVIHATTQQIMEYPEIFLWGLQQRLLNIAENYFGLPVAYHGAYFRRDLVNEVQKKSRLWHMDREDRKLFKVIIYLNDINDDGGPFQYIPKDITSKVADSLGYKSGYIRDESIQRFVSPSNYKSCTGPSGTVVIAGTSNIFHRGKVPVTDDRFTIFFDYTSRQPKFPFYCKSSLPMEDLDSLSPMFSEHQKRCVFWREES, from the coding sequence ATGAAAACACTCGCAACACAGGTACGTAACAAACTCTTAATGAATGTTTACGAATTCTCACTGATAAAAACTCCTGCTGAGTTTGCTTATCAAGCAGCATTAGCAAAACACATGAGTCATCTGCCTATCCTTTCGAGTACTGATCAGGCTATAGTAGAGACTCTTAATAATGAGGGACTTTTTATCACTTCATTAGAAGAGCTTTCGATTCCTTTTACTTCTGAAATACTGGAAGCCGCAAAAAACTTAATGCCAAAAATCCCAAGAGTCCTTTGTGACGATGAAAAGGAATTTGTTATTCATGCAACTACCCAGCAAATAATGGAATATCCAGAGATTTTTCTTTGGGGATTACAACAACGTTTACTCAATATTGCTGAAAATTATTTTGGTCTACCTGTAGCTTATCATGGTGCCTATTTTCGCAGAGACCTTGTTAATGAAGTACAGAAGAAATCAAGGTTATGGCACATGGACAGGGAAGATAGAAAATTATTCAAGGTCATTATTTATTTAAATGACATAAATGATGATGGAGGACCATTTCAATATATTCCAAAAGATATCACTTCAAAAGTCGCTGATTCTTTAGGATATAAATCTGGGTACATTAGAGATGAATCTATACAACGATTTGTATCTCCATCAAATTACAAATCTTGTACAGGACCATCTGGTACGGTAGTTATTGCAGGAACTAGTAATATCTTTCATCGGGGAAAAGTACCTGTTACTGACGATAGATTTACAATATTTTTTGATTACACTTCCAGACAACCAAAATTTCCTTTCTATTGTAAATCTTCATTACCTATGGAAGATTTGGATTCACTCTCCCCGATGTTTTCCGAACACCAAAAGCGCTGTGTTTTTTGGCGAGAAGAATCTTAG
- a CDS encoding GNAT family N-acetyltransferase, protein MKLISVMLDFAPETHNQRAKIYQVITDAFGRTQEASLVDKIRNCPNFIPALSLVALENGDVLGHILFSRIFIEASEQIPALALAPLAVTPQRQRQGIGSQLVQVGLSKCRESDYSVVVVVGEPRYYRRFGFQKASQFGLHSSLPIPDEAFMVLELKPSALMNINGNVCYPDYFNEV, encoded by the coding sequence ATGAAGTTGATATCAGTTATGCTAGATTTTGCGCCAGAAACACACAACCAAAGAGCAAAGATTTATCAAGTGATCACAGATGCTTTTGGTAGAACACAAGAAGCATCACTTGTAGATAAAATCCGCAACTGTCCGAATTTCATACCTGCATTATCCCTTGTCGCGCTAGAAAATGGGGATGTACTCGGACACATTCTTTTCAGCCGCATTTTCATTGAAGCATCAGAGCAAATTCCAGCGCTAGCACTAGCACCCTTAGCCGTAACACCACAGCGCCAGCGCCAAGGTATCGGTAGCCAGTTGGTGCAAGTGGGCTTATCGAAATGTCGTGAGTCAGATTATTCTGTTGTTGTCGTTGTTGGTGAACCGCGCTATTACAGACGTTTTGGTTTTCAAAAGGCGAGTCAATTTGGCTTGCACTCATCGTTACCAATTCCTGATGAGGCATTTATGGTGCTAGAACTCAAGCCGAGTGCTTTGATGAATATTAATGGGAACGTGTGCTACCCTGATTACTTTAATGAGGTTTGA